In one Gloeocapsa sp. DLM2.Bin57 genomic region, the following are encoded:
- a CDS encoding NHLP bacteriocin export ABC transporter permease/ATPase subunit — translation MTIIKNYSEDSEGVESQQVIVLDQPQTILILESGSAEIYIRPVVNGAPQRDWHYLFTVQAKEGLFGLNPKIDNPEYQLIAFTTEKVQWFKTSLSHFKTLGEEQSQQGITLIESWIEKIASVLTNQLFSVCPPISLRASQAGTIQLTEQQTLQTNQVLWYSANQGKTKFLGIDSVIIDPNSAILPLSPKLWLEAIGEVEAQLEPTVTVKDSQNLIEGLQHLHDLLWQEIKLRLDRDLEQAKHRLAQREQMDQQAITKSVQALASILEPQTESLPFTEEQTPLLIAMGAVGKAMGVPIFPPAPSEDPKRANLLEAILRASKLRSRLVSLTGQWWLQDHDGPLLAFKEDHTPVAILPIRGVKYELLDPTTMARTLVNDEIANSLSREAFVFYRSLPDQPIKAGDLFKFAFQGRVRDILVIALSALSATLLNMLTPILTGFLVNNVIPNNEATVLLQMGAVLLGATFGIGIFQLVQGFTLLRLEVTTDPPTQAAVWDRVLKLSMPFFRQYSTGDLSSRIEGITQIRRQLSGSTLTTLINSSFALFNLLLMIYYGWELAVAVLLFTAFSVTISTIIGWLKFQKNHQLLALEGKIFGLVVQLLNGVSKLRVRGAEKRAFAYWAKEYQKQMSLNLKVKFLQNIDQILNQSLSPLIYIIIFWLFMFNLLKAESLGINTSLGIGNFMAFNSAMGVFLASINQLTKTLLQSLNVINLWQRSQTILTAPLEIAQNAIDPGIITGRISVEHISFRYNPDSPLILNDVSLKIEPEQFIALVGGSGSGKSTILRLLLGFEQPESGAIYYDNQDLDKLNLQSLRRQMGVVLQNGQLQPGSIFDNIASGAIISEDEAWEAAALAGVANDINAMPMKMHTMVSEGASNISGGQKQRLMIARAIVLKPKILMFDEATSALDNQTQAIVTQGLDTMRITRIVIAHRLSTIRNADKIYVLDRGQIVQSGNFEQLLNQKGLFADLMTRQLA, via the coding sequence ATGACTATCATCAAAAATTATTCGGAGGATTCAGAAGGAGTTGAAAGTCAGCAAGTAATTGTTCTCGATCAACCTCAAACGATTTTAATTTTAGAGTCAGGTTCAGCAGAAATATACATTAGACCAGTAGTTAATGGTGCACCTCAAAGAGATTGGCATTATCTGTTTACTGTGCAAGCAAAAGAAGGGCTCTTTGGGCTCAATCCTAAAATTGATAATCCAGAATATCAGTTAATTGCTTTTACCACCGAAAAGGTTCAATGGTTCAAGACCTCTTTGTCCCATTTTAAGACATTAGGGGAGGAACAAAGCCAGCAAGGGATCACTCTGATTGAAAGCTGGATTGAGAAAATTGCTTCTGTCTTAACTAATCAACTTTTTTCTGTATGTCCCCCCATTAGTCTCAGAGCCTCCCAAGCAGGCACAATACAATTGACTGAGCAACAAACTCTTCAAACTAATCAAGTACTTTGGTACTCAGCCAACCAAGGCAAGACTAAGTTTCTAGGTATTGATTCTGTGATCATTGACCCAAATTCTGCCATTCTTCCTCTGAGTCCTAAACTTTGGCTAGAAGCTATAGGGGAAGTTGAAGCTCAATTAGAGCCTACTGTCACCGTTAAGGACAGTCAAAACCTAATTGAAGGTTTACAACATTTGCATGACTTGCTTTGGCAAGAAATCAAGCTACGCTTAGACAGGGACTTAGAGCAAGCCAAGCACAGACTCGCCCAAAGAGAGCAAATGGATCAACAGGCGATCACCAAAAGCGTTCAGGCTTTAGCATCTATTCTTGAGCCCCAAACAGAGTCTCTACCCTTTACAGAAGAGCAAACACCTCTACTAATTGCTATGGGAGCGGTGGGCAAGGCTATGGGAGTGCCCATTTTTCCCCCTGCACCTTCAGAAGATCCCAAACGGGCTAATCTTTTAGAAGCCATTCTCCGCGCTTCTAAATTAAGATCGCGACTAGTGTCTTTAACAGGTCAATGGTGGCTTCAAGATCATGATGGTCCTTTGCTCGCTTTTAAGGAGGATCATACCCCCGTGGCAATCCTGCCAATTCGGGGAGTTAAATATGAGTTATTAGATCCAACTACCATGGCTCGCACTCTAGTCAATGATGAAATAGCTAATTCTTTGTCTAGGGAAGCTTTTGTCTTCTATCGCTCCTTACCTGATCAACCTATCAAGGCAGGAGATCTCTTCAAGTTTGCCTTCCAAGGCCGAGTTAGGGATATTTTGGTGATTGCCCTCTCTGCTCTTTCGGCAACCTTACTCAATATGCTAACCCCCATTCTCACAGGGTTTCTAGTCAATAATGTCATTCCCAACAATGAAGCTACAGTACTCTTACAAATGGGAGCCGTTCTCTTAGGAGCTACCTTCGGAATTGGTATTTTTCAGTTAGTTCAAGGGTTTACTTTACTCCGTTTAGAAGTTACTACCGACCCGCCCACTCAGGCTGCTGTTTGGGACAGGGTCTTAAAGTTATCCATGCCCTTTTTTCGCCAATATTCTACAGGAGATTTGAGCTCACGTATTGAAGGAATTACTCAGATTCGTCGCCAGCTTAGTGGCTCTACTTTGACCACACTTATTAATAGTTCATTTGCTCTCTTTAACTTGTTATTAATGATTTATTATGGTTGGGAACTAGCAGTGGCAGTTTTACTATTCACAGCTTTTTCTGTGACGATTTCTACGATCATTGGCTGGCTGAAATTTCAGAAAAATCATCAATTATTGGCTCTGGAAGGAAAAATATTTGGACTAGTGGTTCAGTTGCTTAATGGCGTTTCTAAATTGAGAGTTAGAGGTGCTGAAAAACGTGCTTTTGCTTATTGGGCTAAGGAATATCAAAAGCAAATGTCCCTCAATTTAAAAGTAAAATTTTTACAGAATATTGATCAAATTTTAAATCAATCTTTATCTCCGTTAATTTATATAATTATTTTTTGGTTATTTATGTTTAATTTGCTTAAAGCAGAATCTTTAGGTATCAACACTAGCCTAGGTATAGGAAATTTTATGGCTTTTAATTCCGCTATGGGTGTTTTTTTGGCTAGTATAAATCAATTAACTAAAACCTTACTTCAATCTCTCAATGTCATCAACTTATGGCAACGCTCCCAAACCATTTTAACTGCCCCCCTAGAAATTGCTCAAAATGCCATCGATCCAGGCATAATTACAGGAAGAATTAGTGTTGAGCATATTAGCTTCCGTTATAACCCCGATAGCCCCCTAATCCTTAACGATGTTAGCCTTAAAATTGAACCAGAACAATTTATTGCTTTGGTGGGAGGTTCTGGCAGTGGTAAGTCAACTATATTGCGCCTATTATTAGGATTTGAACAACCAGAATCAGGGGCAATATATTATGATAACCAAGATTTAGACAAACTTAACCTTCAATCTCTCAGGCGGCAAATGGGGGTAGTGCTTCAAAATGGACAACTACAACCAGGCTCAATTTTTGACAACATTGCCAGTGGAGCCATAATTAGTGAAGATGAAGCTTGGGAAGCGGCAGCCCTAGCGGGAGTGGCTAATGATATTAATGCTATGCCTATGAAAATGCACACGATGGTTAGCGAAGGAGCTTCTAATATTTCCGGTGGACAAAAACAAAGATTGATGATCGCTAGAGCAATTGTTCTCAAGCCCAAAATTTTAATGTTTGATGAAGCAACTAGTGCTTTAGATAATCAAACCCAAGCAATTGTTACTCAAGGTCTTGACACCATGAGAATCACTCGGATTGTCATCGCTCACCGTCTTAGTACTATTCGCAACGCTGATAAGATTTATGTTCTTGATCGAGGTCAGATTGTCCAGTCAGGTAATTTTGAACAATTACTTAATCAAAAGGGATTATTTGCCGATTTAATGACCCGTCAATTAGCATGA